GGACCTGTGGAAGATGACGGCGACGACATATGTGAGTGCGTCAGACCAGTTTATGCCCCatacccggtatgtggctcggctggggtttctggcttttgatgatgggcttaggtgagtggtctgggtatttggcccagctagcaccccttcatcatatggataggagtagtagcatatgttgccaagatggcggattcaggtatattgttgtaatactttgtaaggtcctcgagaataatcaataaagtggccgcatgcattttccagatgcagaggccgggggtcatcctccttttctaaaaaaaggaATTTAATTTTGACAATGCAACCATTTTTGTAATAAACATCACCATGCCCTGTCTCTAGATTTCTTCTGTATTTTTGGAACACCTATGTAGTACAATCAAATGGTGCACTCCATTGATTTTTCTGTGCTGCAATCAAGATTTTCTTGTTATAAAGTGCCACTGTGTGAACTATCAAGACGAGCCATGCACTCATTCATGACCTAGTCCAGCAAGCATACGTGCTCCACCAGGCTGAGGTTCGAATGCATGCATGCACCTTACGTGAGTGTACTATACATAGACGTAAGTGCAGTATATATGTACGTTGTTAAGTGTGTGAACGATGGAGACGGGGCATGCATTCGTGACTGTGAACAGAACAACCATCAAGATGACGACCTAGACTAGAGGGATGGAGTCGTGGAGGAGACACCGATCTGCACGTCCATTCACGCGCACTTCCCAGTACCACACCATCGTAAGTTCGTAACCTATAGATATAACTTTGAGTAAGAACGTTGTCGACACGGTGGCCTCTAGTCTCTGCTATCTCACCGTTAGTTTTTCCAGAAGGATCTGTGACATTTAATTCAGTCGATGTACAATTGATTTCAGAAAATGTAATGAATTTTGCCAGTGGACTTGTGAGCCATCGGTATGCAGTCCTGTTCATCCTTGGTTGGATTTCAAGTCCTACTTGCATAGGGTGTTGAATGCCAACCCGAAACTAATTAAACGTCTAAGACAAAGTCATCCAAGGTGGGCACTACCACTCCAAGCTTTCTATATATACGACACCTTTACCCTCCTATTCTCTCACAAAACACAGGGAGACACAACTTCCCACCCTTCTACTAGCTCACTGAGCTCCCTTTTCCCCTTCTTGCAAACAATTATGACCATGGCTAGTCCATTCGTCGTCTTTGTTTGTCTAGTCATCGTGCTACCTCAAATCCAGGCCACTTCTAACCCCTACAATGGGACTGTACCTCTTCAGGGGTGTCAGATCCCTTGTATGACCGAGGTTAACTTGCACTTGTTCTTACACCAATTTGTTGATGGACCAAACACGCCAAATCGCAATGAAGAAACCTTGGCCGCAACAACTTTTCCTTTTGGGTTTGGGACGACGATAGTCCATGACTGGACTCTTACTGAGACAACAAATTCCAAAGATACCGTTGTTGCGCGTGCACAAGGCGTGCATGTCCAGGCTGGTTTAACCAAGGATAATAGATGGTACATGACTCATAACATAGAGTTTGAGCAAGGAAGGTAATATGTTCTCTATTTGTGAATATCTCGGTATATTTCGTGAGTTCTTTTGCCCGCGACATTGAAGTTATGTGCTTGCCTCTATTATACTTGTAGCTAAGGATTTTACACATCTTACTGGTGTACATGCACATATTAATAGTTGTACATTTGTTCAAAGCTACATACAATTCTAACCTTGTGGCGGAACTTGCTATCTTGCACATGAAACAGGTTTGCAGGGTCTACCCTTCAGGTGATTGGCATAACGGCGGGTTTGGAAAATGGTCAGTGGTCCATTGTCGGTGGGACTGGTCAATTCATTATGGCACAGGGTATAATAAGTTTCACAAGGCATCCTGCCTCTACTTGGGAAGATGGTATTAAAGAACTTAATATCCGTGTACGCTACACGATTCCACAACCTGTAAGTATAATTCCCATAAGTTTGTATCCAAATTGTAATGTTCTACTTTTTGAAGGGAAAACAATATGACATTAGATAGCCCTACTAAATATGCAATACATTAAGAAATTTGTGCACATGCAGTGCAAATGCATTAAATCACGTTCTAGTTTCAACAACACTAGATGATACCCCTCACTTTGTTGTGGGTATGTTCTGCAATATATTTCACTGAGATTTAATATGGGAGAATGGATATTTGGGTTAAATAATATTA
This sequence is a window from Aegilops tauschii subsp. strangulata cultivar AL8/78 chromosome 7, Aet v6.0, whole genome shotgun sequence. Protein-coding genes within it:
- the LOC109785065 gene encoding dirigent protein 11, encoding MTMASPFVVFVCLVIVLPQIQATSNPYNGTVPLQGCQIPCMTEVNLHLFLHQFVDGPNTPNRNEETLAATTFPFGFGTTIVHDWTLTETTNSKDTVVARAQGVHVQAGLTKDNRWYMTHNIEFEQGRFAGSTLQVIGITAGLENGQWSIVGGTGQFIMAQGIISFTRHPASTWEDGIKELNIRVRYTIPQPA